The Pseudomonadota bacterium genome includes a window with the following:
- a CDS encoding DUF1353 domain-containing protein: MSELTTFGKGEDVEVTLAGLPKIIFKSISTKPDAPWLRQIAIATVRRFFFLTEDWSMTLRSERFPNHSGTIIIPEITNGERFQFDGASIPVPWLVSLITVGVLRPLGVLLVASIVHDYAFRYGYLKVRGDDGTVRDVPIDRHDADELFREIVTVVNGNRAVGRLAWYFVRLGYWLGVKYNGKPRTGRPPTLVAISFVAALGLLGLLIWHYSLPVVAVTAVALYLAFYLVTLRALGALPIPLFILSLLGILGVCTVCTRVMLGS, from the coding sequence ATGAGTGAGCTAACCACGTTCGGCAAGGGCGAAGACGTCGAGGTGACGCTGGCAGGGTTGCCGAAGATCATCTTCAAGTCGATCTCCACCAAGCCCGATGCGCCGTGGCTACGGCAGATCGCTATCGCCACCGTAAGGCGCTTTTTCTTCCTCACCGAGGACTGGAGCATGACGCTGCGTTCCGAGCGGTTCCCCAACCACTCGGGCACGATCATCATCCCGGAGATCACCAACGGCGAGCGCTTCCAGTTCGACGGCGCCTCCATACCCGTGCCGTGGTTGGTCAGTTTGATCACCGTGGGCGTACTGCGCCCCCTGGGCGTACTCCTGGTCGCCTCGATCGTCCACGACTACGCGTTTCGCTACGGGTATCTCAAGGTACGAGGCGACGACGGCACCGTGCGGGATGTGCCCATCGACCGGCACGATGCAGACGAGCTCTTCCGCGAGATCGTCACTGTGGTCAACGGCAACCGCGCCGTGGGCCGCCTCGCCTGGTACTTCGTGCGCCTCGGCTACTGGCTGGGGGTGAAGTACAACGGCAAACCCCGCACGGGCAGGCCGCCCACCCTCGTCGCCATCTCGTTCGTCGCCGCCCTGGGCCTGCTCGGCCTGCTGATCTGGCACTACTCACTGCCGGTCGTCGCGGTGACCGCGGTGGCCTTGTACCTGGCCTTCTATCTGGTGACGCTACGCGCCCTGGGGGCGCTGCCCATCCCCCTGTTCATCTTATCGTTATTGGGCATCCTCGGCGTATGCACCGTGTGCACTCGCGTGATGCTAGGGTCCTGA